TGTGTTAAAACAAAATGACGTACCCATGGTTGCGGTGTCCTTGGTGGTGATGTTCATCTTGAAGTTCTTGTTGCCGGTGATGATGGTCTtgtcgtcgccgtcgccgatgACGACGAGGTTGGTGATAGGGCGGCCCACGGAGACGTACTCCTTGTAGGTGCCGGCCTTGATGTACATGACGTACATGGAGGCGCTCTTGGGCGGCACCTTTGCGAGCGCCTCCTTGATGGTCTTGAAGTCGCCGCTGCCGTCAGCGGCGACGGTGACGTTGGGCTTGAACTCCGGTGCGGAGGGCTCGGCCTCCAGCAGCCGCCTCTTCCCGTCGTTCATCCAGTAAGGCATGCCGTCCTCCTCCCCTAGCAGCCTCCTCTTCCCGATGTTGAGGCTGCCGAGGGAGGCGGAGAACTGGTCGACCACGGCGAGGATGTCCTCGGTGAGCTCCTGGGAGGCGTTGAGCGCGCCGCGCATCTTGGCGGCGGCGTCGGTGGTGGTGTTGGCGAAGCCGTCGAGGCACGTCTCCTGGTAGGTGAGCGCGGCGCTGAGCCAGGTCTTGAGGTCGGCGGCGGCTTTGTTGAAGTCGGTCATCTCGAAGCCGCCGAGGCGGTCGAAGGTGGTCTTGAGGTCCTCGATGGCGTACTCCAGCAGCTCCTTGCAGTTCTCGAGGGCCCCCGACGTGCGTGGGTCGCTCTTGAGCTCCTCCAGGGTGGCCGACTCGCTGATGGCCTTCCTGATCTTCTCCGAGGTGACCTCGAAGATGGCCTTGGCGAGCTCCGTCGGCGACGTGGCGTTGCCGCCCACCTTGGTCAGCTCCGTCTCGCACGTCTCTTTGTAGTCCATGGGCTGGCAGAAGGCCTTCACGGACTTGACGGAGGTGGTGAGCTCCCCATCGCCCTTGTCG
The window above is part of the Triticum aestivum cultivar Chinese Spring chromosome 2A, IWGSC CS RefSeq v2.1, whole genome shotgun sequence genome. Proteins encoded here:
- the LOC123184654 gene encoding probable pectinesterase/pectinesterase inhibitor 21 — translated: MSKGAIIGASTVLVVAVVAAVCVVSFKGNGSDKGDGELTTSVKSVKAFCQPMDYKETCETELTKVGGNATSPTELAKAIFEVTSEKIRKAISESATLEELKSDPRTSGALENCKELLEYAIEDLKTTFDRLGGFEMTDFNKAAADLKTWLSAALTYQETCLDGFANTTTDAAAKMRGALNASQELTEDILAVVDQFSASLGSLNIGKRRLLGEEDGMPYWMNDGKRRLLEAEPSAPEFKPNVTVAADGSGDFKTIKEALAKVPPKSASMYVMYIKAGTYKEYVSVGRPITNLVVIGDGDDKTIITGNKNFKMNITTKDTATMEAIGNGFFMKGVRVENTAGAENHQAVALRVQSDQAVFYQCYFDGYQDTLYTHAQRQFFRDCTVTGTIDFIFGNSQVVIQNCLILPRKPMDNQLNIITAQGRREKRSVGGTVMHNNTIEPHPDFKDSTGKIKTYLARPWKEYSRTIYIQNEIGAFIDPKGWLEWNGDFALETLFYAEVENTGPGADMSQRAKWGGIKTVTYADAQKEYTVEAFIQGEQFIPKYGVPYIPGLLPQSEAGRDH